From Vicinamibacterales bacterium, a single genomic window includes:
- a CDS encoding O-antigen polymerase, which translates to MLNLVEGKSGALLACVLSLFGTYLAAVVWFPANPTPRGALVVSAWILTVAIMIVPVLRAIGGGPSATNAENFVALGFVAWLLLDLIQGAYALDEAKDESLRLALEAIGVSAAAMWLGASGRPWRIPTWIVEGVKVPLHADTIVKAVPICFALGMFNFLYSVDFDIARMFSYVGQQRWSVPWGRGQLGGWESFRDQAQYFGYVLPSLTALLIARRGLLSFQSLFSVACSAVMLLFLSTGGGRRVIAVTVGAALMVWIQANPGLRVKNFLVVGFGVIALAWTAQFILNIRSGGYEQYLERGSEYDYLHVDDNFLRLAQVIEFLPSRVPFVRHRQLVFTLVRPIPRILWPGKPISPGFDLPTEIGMKGVSLSTSIIGEWYISYGWFAVVFGGWLHGRLAAMACVLRDIGNQAGNPIVYSLSVMVLMAGMRSMQDLVLMSYALVAWWAVSRYTAPATTPVYGR; encoded by the coding sequence CGGCGCGCTGCTGGCGTGTGTGTTGTCGCTGTTCGGCACCTACCTCGCGGCGGTGGTGTGGTTTCCGGCGAACCCCACGCCCCGCGGCGCGCTGGTCGTCTCAGCGTGGATCCTGACCGTCGCCATCATGATCGTGCCAGTGCTGCGTGCCATCGGCGGTGGGCCGTCGGCAACCAATGCCGAGAACTTTGTGGCGTTGGGGTTCGTCGCCTGGCTGCTGCTCGACCTGATCCAGGGCGCTTACGCACTCGACGAAGCGAAGGACGAGAGCCTGCGGCTCGCGCTGGAGGCGATTGGTGTCTCGGCAGCGGCGATGTGGCTTGGCGCCTCCGGACGGCCGTGGCGAATTCCCACCTGGATCGTGGAGGGCGTCAAGGTGCCGCTGCACGCCGACACGATCGTGAAGGCGGTGCCGATCTGTTTTGCGCTCGGCATGTTCAACTTTCTCTACTCCGTGGACTTCGACATCGCGCGGATGTTCTCATACGTCGGGCAGCAGCGATGGTCGGTGCCATGGGGCCGTGGCCAGCTGGGCGGGTGGGAGTCGTTCCGCGACCAGGCCCAGTACTTCGGCTACGTGCTGCCCAGCCTCACCGCCTTGCTGATCGCGCGGCGGGGCCTGTTGTCGTTCCAGAGCCTCTTTTCCGTCGCCTGCTCCGCGGTCATGTTGCTCTTCCTGTCTACCGGCGGCGGCCGCCGCGTCATCGCCGTGACCGTCGGCGCGGCGCTGATGGTGTGGATCCAGGCCAACCCCGGCCTGCGTGTCAAGAATTTCCTGGTCGTGGGGTTCGGCGTCATCGCGCTGGCCTGGACGGCGCAGTTCATCCTGAACATCCGGTCCGGCGGCTACGAACAATACCTGGAGCGAGGGAGTGAATACGACTACCTGCACGTGGACGACAATTTCCTGCGGCTGGCACAGGTCATCGAGTTTCTGCCGTCCCGCGTTCCGTTCGTCCGGCATCGACAACTCGTATTCACGCTCGTCCGCCCGATCCCGCGCATCTTGTGGCCGGGCAAGCCGATTTCTCCGGGCTTCGATCTGCCGACCGAGATCGGCATGAAGGGCGTCAGCCTGTCGACCTCCATCATCGGCGAGTGGTATATCAGCTACGGTTGGTTTGCCGTGGTCTTCGGCGGCTGGCTCCACGGCCGATTGGCGGCGATGGCGTGCGTCTTGCGGGACATCGGCAACCAGGCCGGCAATCCCATCGTGTATTCCCTGTCGGTGATGGTGCTGATGGCCGGCATGCGATCGATGCAGGACCTGGTGCTCATGAGCTATGCCCTGGTGGCGTGGTGGGCGGTCAGCCGCTACACCGCTCCGGCCACGACGCCGGTCTACGGGCGGTGA